One window of Saimiri boliviensis isolate mSaiBol1 chromosome 4, mSaiBol1.pri, whole genome shotgun sequence genomic DNA carries:
- the LOC141584205 gene encoding LOW QUALITY PROTEIN: RWD domain-containing protein 1-like (The sequence of the model RefSeq protein was modified relative to this genomic sequence to represent the inferred CDS: inserted 2 bases in 1 codon), producing MSNYLVDIHLKFLRVPGSSRGPPQQILITCALPDECLLQETFPHRQTNHHHQTSSASSKRMYLECGWRQIPQAWQVTATVLNHATLLRDSELEEPIQDCQQIMDLTDVPLQNPEEVLYTDDTSFMVDRVRPADTVHAKVHNYTLLKSLQVFQSVQSQTPRRRAAAATAAALGEQAAARRAPDEAPLYEIFSQENLEDNDISDILKLLALQAEENLGMVMIFXVTAVQEKLNEIVDQIKTRREEEKKQKEKEAEEAEKQLFHGTPVTIENFLNCKAKFDAELLEIKKKRMKEEEQAGKNKLSGKQLFETDHNLDTSDIQFLEDAGNNVEVDESLFQEMDDLALEDDEDDPDDNPADPESDSAD from the exons ATGAGCAACTATCTGGTCGACATTCACCTGAAATTCCTCAGGGTCCCAGGAAGTTCCAGAG GGCCACCTCAGCAAATCCTCATCACCTGTGCTCTGCCAGATGAGTGTCTCTTGCAGGAAACTTTTCCTCATAGGCAGACCAACCACCACCATCAGACCTCTTCTGCCAGTTCCAAGAGAATGTACCTGGAGTGTGGGTGGAGACAAATTCCCCAGGCTTGGCAAGTCACC GCTACAGTTTTAAACCATGCCACGCTGCTACGAGACAGCGAGCTGGAGGAGCCCATACAAGACTGCCAGCAAATAATGGACCTCACTGATGTCCCCCTACAGAACCCAGAGGAGGTACTGTATACTGATGACACCAGCTTCATGGTCGACAGAGTCAG ACCTGCAGATACCGTGCATGCTAAAGTCCATAATTATACACTCCTTAAGTCCTTACAGGTGTTCCAGTCTGTTCAATCCCAG ACACCTAGGCGGCGCGCAGCTGCCGCGACAGCTGCCGCGCTGGGAGAGCAGGCTGCAGCCAGGCGGGCGCCAGATGAAGCGCCCCTTTATGAAATATTCTCTCAGGAAAATCTAGAAGATAATGATAtctcagacattttaaaattactagcATTACAGGCTGAAGAAAATCTTGGTATGGTGATGATCTT AGTGACAGCTgtgcaagaaaaattaaatgaaatagtagATCAGATAAAAactagaagagaagaagaaaagaaacaaaaagaaaaagaagcagaagaagctgAAAAGCAATTATTCCATGGCACTCCAGTTACAATTGAGAATTTCTTAAATTGCAAGGCCAAGTTTGATGCAGaactcttggaaattaaaaagaaaaggatgaaagaagaagaacaagcaggaaaaaataaattaagtgggAAACAACTATTTGAAACAGATCATAATCTTGACACATCTGATATCCAGTTCTTGGAGGATGCCGGAAACAATGTGGAGGTAGATGAGTCTTTGTTCCAAGAAATGGACGACTTGGCGCTGGAGGATGATGAAGATGATCCCGACGACAATCCTGCTGACCCAGAGAGTGACTCAGCTGATTAA